One region of Hymenobacter sediminicola genomic DNA includes:
- a CDS encoding alpha/beta fold hydrolase: MQGTVLDEATQQVVPFASVGVAGRPFGTIADEAGHFRFALPDSVQRPVVVSCVGYAAVTLPADQLRTSATVIRLTPAAQQLAAVTVRPGRVRTRTFGRTGNATFMTVRLYTEPGAGQDELAREQGTVVPLASDSYLRTARLLVAFNRFRSVTFRLLLYRVQNGLPTEPLPQPDIRFTVIQPRGWVTVDLEPYQLHYPGLREVAVTVQWLHSEAAPDSANGFAFSAVPLPGHQVLTRSKSQARWETIPGYLGFNLTADTYTAPGKTNGLADTAPNYTLPDSLAYLRYFTAPYLPNPAGYGSNSAAGRYIRVRGARLYYERYGQGEPLLLLHGNGQSGAAFQLQIAELARYFDVLVLDTRAQGHSQDFTTQNFSYELFAEDARQLLDSLHLRRVHILGWSDGGNTALSLALTHPEYVGRLAIMGANLFPAPHALEPALLSGFRRQLQQAQARNTTAIDTRLLRLLVQEPQLTFAQLGQITAPVLVLAGQHDVILEPHTQAIAKALPHSQLVIFPGATHYAPQEIPEVFNATVLRFFRQQ, encoded by the coding sequence GTGCAAGGCACTGTGCTCGATGAGGCTACCCAACAGGTGGTGCCGTTTGCTTCGGTGGGCGTAGCTGGCCGTCCCTTCGGTACCATTGCCGATGAGGCCGGCCACTTCCGGTTTGCACTGCCCGATTCGGTACAGCGCCCGGTGGTGGTTTCCTGCGTAGGCTATGCGGCAGTCACTCTGCCAGCAGACCAGCTGCGGACCAGCGCGACGGTCATCCGTCTGACGCCCGCTGCGCAACAACTGGCGGCCGTCACGGTGCGACCGGGCCGGGTACGCACCCGTACGTTTGGGCGCACCGGCAACGCCACGTTCATGACGGTTCGCCTCTATACCGAGCCCGGAGCTGGGCAGGACGAACTGGCCCGCGAGCAGGGAACAGTAGTGCCGTTGGCTTCCGACTCCTACCTGCGCACGGCCCGCTTGCTGGTGGCTTTCAACCGCTTCCGGTCCGTCACGTTTCGGCTACTGCTGTACCGGGTGCAAAATGGCCTACCCACCGAGCCTTTACCCCAACCCGATATCCGCTTCACTGTCATTCAACCCCGAGGCTGGGTCACGGTAGACCTCGAACCCTACCAGCTCCACTATCCTGGCCTGCGCGAAGTAGCCGTGACGGTGCAGTGGCTGCACAGTGAAGCCGCCCCCGACAGCGCCAATGGTTTCGCCTTTTCGGCCGTGCCGCTGCCAGGTCATCAGGTCCTCACCCGCTCCAAAAGTCAGGCCCGCTGGGAAACCATACCCGGCTACCTGGGCTTTAACCTGACGGCCGATACCTACACCGCTCCCGGTAAAACCAACGGCCTCGCCGACACCGCCCCCAACTACACCTTGCCCGATAGTCTGGCGTATCTGCGCTACTTCACCGCTCCGTACTTGCCCAACCCCGCTGGCTACGGCAGCAATTCGGCCGCCGGACGGTACATCAGGGTGCGCGGAGCCCGCCTCTACTACGAGCGGTACGGCCAGGGCGAGCCGCTGCTGCTGTTGCACGGTAACGGGCAGTCAGGAGCTGCCTTCCAGCTACAGATTGCCGAACTGGCCCGGTATTTCGACGTGCTGGTTCTCGATACACGGGCCCAAGGCCATAGCCAGGATTTCACCACCCAGAATTTCAGCTATGAGTTGTTTGCCGAGGACGCCCGCCAGTTGCTCGACTCGCTGCACCTACGCCGGGTACATATCCTGGGCTGGAGCGACGGGGGCAATACGGCCTTGAGCCTGGCCCTAACTCACCCGGAATACGTGGGCCGCCTGGCCATCATGGGAGCTAACCTGTTTCCTGCCCCCCACGCCCTGGAACCAGCCCTGCTATCCGGGTTCCGACGGCAGTTGCAGCAGGCCCAGGCCCGCAACACCACCGCCATTGATACCCGCCTGCTGCGGCTGCTGGTCCAAGAGCCCCAGCTTACTTTCGCCCAACTCGGCCAGATTACTGCTCCGGTACTCGTATTGGCCGGGCAGCACGATGTTATCCTGGAACCTCACACCCAGGCTATTGCCAAAGCTCTGCCGCACAGTCAGTTGGTTATTTTTCCGGGAGCCACCCATTATGCGCCGCAGGAAATACCAGAGGTATTCAACGCAACCGTCCTGCGGTTTTTCCGGCAGCAGTAG
- a CDS encoding RES family NAD+ phosphorylase, with translation MQVYRICLAKYADDLFASGRRARWNTQDKFVIYTAASRALACLENVVHRSGEGLNDQFRVLVIDVPDDVAVEEIPAAQLPVGWEKASRYSLCQPLGDAWYERRSAAVLRVPSSIVPQEFNYILHTRHPDFKRIRIVAREEFSFDSRIKASDIN, from the coding sequence ATGCAGGTATACCGCATCTGCTTGGCCAAATACGCCGACGACCTGTTTGCCTCCGGGCGCCGCGCCCGCTGGAACACCCAGGACAAATTCGTGATTTACACGGCTGCTTCCCGCGCCCTGGCCTGCCTTGAAAACGTGGTACACCGGAGCGGCGAAGGCCTCAACGACCAGTTCCGGGTGCTCGTGATTGATGTGCCCGATGATGTGGCCGTGGAGGAAATACCGGCTGCCCAACTGCCCGTCGGCTGGGAAAAAGCCAGCCGCTACAGCCTCTGCCAGCCCCTCGGCGACGCGTGGTACGAGCGGCGCAGCGCGGCCGTGCTGCGGGTGCCTTCATCCATCGTGCCGCAGGAGTTCAACTACATCCTGCACACCCGCCACCCCGATTTTAAGCGCATCCGCATCGTGGCCCGCGAAGAGTTTAGCTTCGATTCGCGGATTAAGGCCAGCGACATAAACTAA
- the parS gene encoding type II RES/Xre toxin-antitoxin system antitoxin, with protein MATTLAKPKVTTTLPAPLRKKWAAWSRTGQDSFALVMEARKGLPAATAFEVADAFQLQASQLEAIYELSTKTLRSYTQENRNLNASSSEKTLKIIALYETGIEVFGDTAAFLRWLSKPAHGLDGEVPLRLLETSGGIDLVEEELTRIAYGDLA; from the coding sequence ATGGCCACTACTCTCGCAAAACCCAAAGTCACGACTACGCTTCCTGCGCCTTTGCGGAAGAAATGGGCGGCCTGGAGCCGTACCGGACAGGACTCGTTTGCCCTGGTGATGGAAGCACGCAAAGGCCTGCCAGCCGCTACGGCGTTTGAGGTAGCCGATGCGTTTCAGCTGCAGGCCAGCCAACTGGAGGCCATCTACGAGCTTTCCACCAAAACGCTGCGCAGCTACACCCAGGAAAACCGCAACCTGAATGCCTCCAGCAGCGAGAAAACGCTCAAGATTATTGCGCTCTACGAAACCGGCATCGAAGTATTCGGTGATACGGCGGCGTTTTTGCGCTGGCTGAGCAAGCCGGCCCACGGCCTCGACGGCGAGGTACCGCTGCGCCTGCTCGAAACCAGCGGCGGCATTGATCTAGTAGAGGAGGAGCTGACGCGCATTGCTTACGGCGACCTGGCCTAA
- the holA gene encoding DNA polymerase III subunit delta: MPVLTADEILKQLQQRQFAPVYFLQGEEPYYIDLVADLLDKNVLQEHEKGFNQVVLYGKDTDVAGILGQAKRFPMMAERSVVIVKEAQAVADLESEKTWPFLEAYLKNPLQSTVLVLCYKHKTLDARKKLGKLLAGDKKEPAPAGTVLMTSKKLYDNQVAPWLSNYVRSKNQQITPQATVMLAEYIGGELGRLTNEVDKMLINLLPGHSIDEDLVQRMVGISKEYNIFELQSALVRRDVLKANRILLYFEANPKNNPLIPNLTLLFNYFSRLLALHQNPNPSEADWLKMGLRFPIQRKDYQTGLKVFDFHRTRDIVHLIRRADAQSKGIDSGSMTDGEILRELIWLILHPVPLHAVVGA, encoded by the coding sequence ATGCCTGTTCTCACCGCCGACGAAATCCTGAAGCAGCTCCAGCAGCGGCAGTTTGCGCCCGTGTACTTTCTGCAGGGCGAGGAGCCGTATTATATCGATCTGGTAGCCGACCTGCTGGACAAAAACGTGCTACAGGAGCACGAAAAGGGCTTTAACCAGGTTGTGCTCTATGGCAAGGACACCGATGTGGCCGGCATCCTGGGCCAAGCCAAGCGCTTCCCGATGATGGCCGAACGCTCGGTGGTGATTGTGAAAGAAGCCCAGGCCGTGGCCGATCTGGAGTCGGAGAAAACGTGGCCGTTTCTGGAGGCATACCTGAAAAACCCGCTGCAAAGCACGGTGCTGGTGCTCTGCTACAAGCACAAAACGTTGGACGCCCGCAAAAAGCTCGGCAAGCTGCTGGCTGGCGACAAAAAGGAGCCCGCCCCGGCCGGTACCGTCCTCATGACCAGCAAGAAGCTCTACGACAACCAGGTGGCGCCCTGGTTGAGCAACTACGTGCGCTCCAAAAACCAGCAGATTACGCCCCAGGCAACGGTCATGCTGGCCGAGTACATCGGCGGCGAGCTGGGCCGCCTCACCAACGAGGTAGACAAGATGCTCATCAACCTGCTGCCCGGCCACAGCATTGATGAGGACCTGGTACAGCGCATGGTGGGCATCAGCAAGGAGTACAACATCTTCGAGCTGCAGAGCGCCTTGGTGCGCCGCGACGTGCTCAAGGCCAACCGCATCCTGCTCTACTTCGAGGCCAACCCCAAAAACAACCCGCTCATTCCGAACCTAACGCTGCTGTTCAACTACTTCTCCCGACTGCTGGCGCTGCACCAGAATCCCAACCCGTCGGAAGCGGACTGGCTGAAAATGGGCCTGCGCTTCCCCATCCAGCGCAAAGACTACCAGACCGGCCTAAAGGTGTTCGACTTCCACCGTACCCGCGACATCGTGCACCTCATCCGCCGCGCCGATGCCCAAAGCAAAGGCATCGACTCGGGCTCGATGACCGACGGCGAAATCCTGCGGGAGCTAATCTGGCTGATTCTGCACCCGGTGCCGCTGCACGCCGTGGTAGGGGCCTGA
- the tyrS gene encoding tyrosine--tRNA ligase, with translation MDLIEELRWRGMFHDMMPGTDEHLRQNAPITGYIGFDPTAPSLHIGNLATIMLLVHLQRAGHRPLALVGGATGMIGDPSGKSAERNLLDEEALRRNQAGIQAQLEKFLVFDDSPTGARVVNNYDWFKDFGFLQFLREVGKHLTVNYMMAKDSVKRRISGNEETGAEGISYTEFSYQLLQGYDFFHLYKELGTTLQMGASDQWGNITTGTELIRRMSGGEGKAYALTGQLITKADGTKYGKSETGTVWLDSTMTSPYQFYQFFLNAADADVPRLIRVFTLLPQSEIEALDAEHAQAPHLRVLQKALAKDVTIRVHGQAAYEAALAASQVLFGGGELSSLDEATLLDVFAGVPRVEVPRAELAGLDALTLLSTASSNVIFSSKGEARKMVQNNGVKLNRQKVTLDQTAEAVAPLLGKYLVAQKGKSYFLITLV, from the coding sequence ATGGACCTGATAGAAGAATTGCGCTGGCGTGGCATGTTTCACGACATGATGCCCGGCACCGACGAGCATCTGCGCCAGAATGCCCCCATCACCGGCTACATCGGCTTCGACCCCACTGCCCCGTCGTTGCACATCGGCAACCTGGCCACTATTATGCTACTGGTGCACCTGCAGCGCGCCGGCCACCGCCCCTTGGCGCTGGTAGGCGGCGCCACCGGTATGATTGGCGACCCTTCGGGAAAATCAGCGGAGCGTAATCTGCTGGATGAGGAGGCGCTGCGACGCAACCAAGCCGGCATTCAGGCGCAGTTGGAGAAGTTTTTGGTGTTCGATGACTCGCCCACTGGGGCTCGTGTCGTGAACAACTATGACTGGTTCAAGGACTTCGGTTTTCTGCAGTTTCTGCGTGAAGTGGGCAAGCACCTCACCGTGAACTACATGATGGCCAAAGATTCGGTGAAGCGCCGCATTAGTGGCAACGAGGAAACCGGCGCTGAGGGCATCAGCTACACCGAGTTCAGCTACCAGCTGCTGCAGGGCTACGACTTCTTCCACCTCTACAAAGAGCTCGGCACTACGCTCCAGATGGGCGCCTCCGACCAGTGGGGCAACATCACCACCGGCACCGAGCTGATCCGGCGCATGTCGGGCGGCGAAGGCAAAGCCTACGCCCTCACCGGCCAGCTCATCACCAAAGCAGACGGCACCAAGTACGGCAAAAGCGAAACCGGCACTGTGTGGCTGGATAGCACCATGACCTCGCCGTACCAGTTCTACCAGTTCTTCCTCAACGCTGCCGACGCCGACGTGCCGCGTCTCATCCGCGTGTTCACATTGCTCCCGCAGTCGGAAATTGAAGCTCTGGACGCCGAACACGCCCAGGCTCCGCACCTGCGCGTGCTGCAGAAGGCCCTGGCCAAAGACGTCACCATCCGGGTACACGGTCAGGCCGCCTACGAAGCTGCTCTGGCCGCTTCTCAGGTACTATTTGGCGGTGGCGAACTGAGCAGCCTCGACGAAGCAACCCTGCTGGATGTGTTTGCCGGGGTGCCACGTGTAGAGGTACCGCGGGCAGAACTGGCAGGCCTAGATGCCCTCACGCTGCTGAGCACGGCTTCTAGTAACGTCATCTTCAGTTCTAAGGGCGAGGCGCGCAAAATGGTGCAGAACAATGGCGTAAAGCTCAACCGCCAGAAAGTCACGCTGGACCAGACCGCGGAGGCCGTAGCACCGCTCCTGGGCAAGTATCTGGTAGCGCAGAAAGGCAAAAGCTACTTCCTGATTACGCTGGTATAG
- a CDS encoding aminotransferase class I/II-fold pyridoxal phosphate-dependent enzyme — MDLFEKIAANRGPLGVHSHYAHGYFAFPKLEGEIKPRMIFRGKEVLTWSLNNYLGLANHPEVRKADADAAAEYGMALPMGARMMSGNSNLHEQLESELAEFVMKPDCMLLNFGYQGVVSIIDAMVNRHDVIVYDAESHACIIDGVRLHAGKRFVYTHNDMASLEKQLERAKRLTDETGGGILVITEGVFGMSGNQGDLRGVVALKEKFQFRLFVDDAHGFGTMGATGAGTGEEQGIQDGIDLYFSTFAKSMASIGAFVAGPENVIEYLRYNMRSQIFAKSLPMPLVVGALKRLELLRTQPELKENLWTIVRALQSGLREKGFNIGSTSSPVTPVLLQGELTDATQVTFDLRENHGIFCSIVVYPVVPKGVIMLRIIPTAVHTLDDVDLTIKAFEVVQEKLAKGLYSKAEIPAGLQG; from the coding sequence GTGGATCTATTTGAGAAGATTGCCGCCAACCGCGGCCCGCTGGGTGTCCACTCACATTACGCGCACGGCTATTTTGCTTTCCCTAAGCTGGAAGGTGAAATTAAGCCCCGCATGATTTTCCGCGGTAAAGAGGTGCTCACCTGGAGCCTGAATAATTACCTGGGCCTGGCTAACCACCCCGAAGTGCGCAAAGCTGATGCTGATGCGGCGGCTGAATATGGTATGGCGCTGCCCATGGGTGCCCGGATGATGTCCGGCAACTCTAACCTGCATGAGCAACTGGAAAGCGAGCTGGCCGAATTCGTGATGAAGCCTGACTGCATGCTGCTCAACTTCGGCTACCAGGGCGTAGTGAGCATCATTGACGCCATGGTGAACCGCCATGACGTGATTGTGTACGACGCCGAGTCGCACGCCTGCATTATCGATGGGGTGCGCCTGCACGCCGGCAAGCGGTTTGTGTACACGCACAACGACATGGCTAGCCTAGAGAAGCAGCTAGAGCGGGCCAAGCGCCTCACCGATGAAACTGGCGGTGGTATCCTCGTCATTACTGAGGGTGTATTCGGCATGTCGGGCAACCAAGGCGACCTGCGGGGCGTGGTGGCGTTGAAGGAAAAATTCCAGTTCCGCTTGTTCGTGGATGATGCCCACGGCTTTGGCACAATGGGCGCTACCGGCGCCGGAACGGGCGAAGAACAGGGCATTCAGGATGGTATTGACCTTTATTTTTCGACGTTTGCGAAGAGCATGGCCAGCATTGGCGCCTTCGTGGCGGGCCCCGAGAACGTAATTGAATATTTGCGCTACAACATGCGCAGCCAGATTTTCGCCAAAAGCCTGCCCATGCCGCTTGTAGTGGGCGCTTTGAAGCGTTTGGAGCTGCTGCGCACCCAGCCCGAGCTGAAGGAAAATCTGTGGACCATCGTGCGCGCCCTGCAAAGCGGCCTGCGCGAAAAAGGCTTCAATATTGGCTCTACTTCCTCGCCCGTTACGCCGGTGCTGTTGCAGGGTGAACTGACCGATGCAACTCAGGTAACCTTCGATCTACGTGAGAATCACGGCATTTTCTGCTCTATCGTGGTGTATCCGGTGGTGCCGAAAGGGGTTATCATGCTCCGTATCATCCCAACGGCAGTACATACACTAGATGATGTGGATTTGACCATCAAAGCCTTTGAAGTAGTACAGGAAAAGCTTGCAAAAGGGCTTTATTCTAAAGCAGAGATTCCTGCCGGCCTCCAAGGCTAG
- the accC gene encoding acetyl-CoA carboxylase biotin carboxylase subunit, with product MKKITKLLVANRGEIALRVLRSAKEMGLQTVAIYSEADRNALHVRYADEAVCVGPPASKDSYLRGDKILEVCRQLGVDAIHPGYGFLSENAEFARMVTEAGLIFVGPSPEAMNLMGDKLSAKQAVKAYNIPLVPGTDEAISDVEEAKRIAATVGFPILIKASAGGGGKGMRIVNSATDFEEQMQLAINEATSAFGDGSVFIEKFVTGPRHIEIQVLGDEHGNIVHLFERECSIQRRHQKVIEEAPSSVLTPELRAEMGRCAVDVARACNYTGAGTVEFLLDYQHNFYFLEMNTRLQVEHPVTEQITGLDLVKEQIKVAQGLPLAFRQEDLSINGHALELRVYAEDPQNNFLPDIGTLTTYVRPQGPGVRVDDGFEQGMEIPIYYDPMIAKLVTFGATREEAIARMLRAIDEYQITGIQTTLDFGRYVLRHPAFVSGNFDTNFIRDHFPADALKPAAPDEATAKLAAVLTAMLLTEKKPSTATADAPAATSSAWKRNRLGVR from the coding sequence ATGAAGAAAATCACCAAGCTGCTCGTGGCCAACCGCGGCGAAATTGCGTTGCGCGTGCTGCGCTCGGCCAAGGAAATGGGCCTCCAGACCGTGGCCATCTACTCTGAGGCCGACCGCAACGCCCTGCACGTCCGCTACGCCGACGAGGCTGTGTGCGTGGGCCCGCCCGCCAGCAAAGACAGCTACCTGCGCGGCGACAAAATCCTGGAAGTCTGCCGCCAGCTGGGCGTTGATGCCATTCACCCAGGCTATGGTTTCCTTTCGGAAAATGCCGAGTTTGCCCGCATGGTCACGGAGGCAGGGTTAATTTTCGTGGGGCCTTCGCCGGAAGCCATGAACCTGATGGGCGACAAGCTCTCGGCCAAGCAGGCCGTAAAAGCCTACAACATTCCGCTGGTGCCCGGCACCGACGAGGCCATTTCCGATGTGGAAGAGGCCAAGCGCATTGCCGCCACGGTGGGCTTCCCTATTCTGATCAAGGCCTCGGCCGGCGGGGGCGGCAAGGGCATGCGCATCGTGAATTCGGCCACCGATTTCGAGGAGCAGATGCAGCTAGCCATCAACGAGGCCACCTCGGCCTTCGGCGACGGCTCGGTGTTCATCGAGAAGTTCGTGACCGGCCCGCGCCACATCGAAATTCAGGTGCTGGGCGACGAGCACGGCAACATTGTACACCTGTTTGAGCGGGAATGCTCGATTCAGCGCCGCCACCAGAAGGTAATTGAGGAGGCCCCTTCCTCAGTGCTCACGCCCGAACTACGCGCCGAAATGGGCCGCTGCGCCGTGGACGTGGCCCGCGCCTGCAACTACACCGGGGCCGGCACCGTGGAGTTTCTGCTCGATTATCAGCACAACTTCTACTTCCTGGAGATGAACACCCGCCTGCAGGTAGAGCACCCCGTCACGGAGCAAATCACTGGCCTTGACTTGGTGAAGGAACAGATTAAAGTGGCCCAGGGCCTGCCCCTCGCCTTCCGGCAGGAAGACCTCAGCATCAACGGCCACGCCCTGGAACTGCGCGTGTACGCCGAAGACCCGCAGAACAACTTCCTGCCCGACATTGGCACGCTGACCACCTACGTGCGCCCCCAAGGCCCCGGCGTGCGGGTGGATGATGGCTTCGAGCAGGGCATGGAAATTCCGATTTACTACGACCCGATGATTGCCAAGCTGGTCACCTTCGGGGCCACCCGCGAGGAGGCCATTGCCCGGATGCTGCGCGCCATCGACGAGTACCAGATTACCGGCATCCAGACCACGCTCGACTTCGGCCGCTACGTGCTGCGCCACCCCGCCTTCGTGAGCGGCAACTTCGACACCAACTTCATCCGTGACCATTTCCCGGCCGATGCCCTAAAACCCGCCGCCCCGGACGAAGCCACTGCCAAGCTCGCCGCCGTGCTCACCGCCATGCTCCTGACCGAGAAAAAACCTAGCACCGCTACTGCCGATGCGCCAGCCGCTACCAGCTCGGCCTGGAAGCGTAACCGGTTAGGAGTACGGTAG
- the bshB1 gene encoding bacillithiol biosynthesis deacetylase BshB1, which yields MKLDILAFGAHPDDVEMSAAGTLLAAAAAGKKIGIVDFTRGELGTRGTPATRAQEAEAASRILGLSARENLGLPDGFFRNDREHQLPVIAAIRRYQPDIILCNAIHDRHPDHGRGAQLASESCFLSGLRMIETLGDDGQPQQPWRPRLVFHYIQDRQIPADFVVDISAHWPKKWESIQAYRTQFHDPESTEPGTYLSTPVFSNFMEARAREFGHLIGVEFGEGFTRERPLGVREITELL from the coding sequence ATGAAACTTGATATACTGGCCTTTGGGGCGCACCCCGATGATGTAGAAATGTCAGCTGCGGGTACGCTGCTGGCGGCGGCGGCGGCCGGCAAGAAAATCGGTATTGTCGATTTTACCCGGGGCGAGCTAGGCACGCGCGGCACACCTGCCACCCGCGCCCAGGAAGCCGAGGCAGCCAGCCGCATTCTGGGCCTAAGTGCCCGCGAAAACCTGGGCCTGCCCGATGGCTTCTTCCGCAACGACCGGGAGCACCAACTGCCCGTTATTGCCGCCATCCGCCGCTACCAGCCCGATATCATCCTCTGCAACGCCATCCACGACCGGCACCCTGACCACGGCCGGGGCGCGCAGTTGGCTTCCGAATCGTGCTTTTTGAGTGGGCTGCGCATGATTGAAACCCTCGGCGACGACGGCCAGCCCCAGCAGCCCTGGCGGCCGCGCCTAGTGTTCCACTACATTCAGGACCGCCAGATTCCGGCCGATTTCGTAGTGGACATTTCGGCGCACTGGCCCAAGAAGTGGGAAAGCATCCAAGCCTATCGCACCCAGTTTCACGACCCCGAAAGCACCGAGCCCGGTACCTACCTATCCACGCCGGTGTTCAGCAACTTCATGGAAGCTCGTGCCCGCGAATTCGGCCACCTGATAGGAGTGGAGTTCGGGGAAGGATTCACCCGCGAGCGGCCTCTGGGTGTGCGAGAAATTACAGAATTGCTGTAG
- a CDS encoding M23 family metallopeptidase: protein MKHWLLPLLLIGLFLGLPGQLLAQRRKAPQPKAKAGAAGKRKDFFRIKSPTIRYVRPDTTILIETEELPEEGSDAAKSIFFNPAKKLSIVSEDTTTLNEGGQHIVEVKEEVQIDSSWIQVAGYYAIWDTHNINPYRVDGRRIRDTLNLKLTEPERQRYAKMPLVKTPLTSDFGFRGYRWHYGVDLDLETGDSVKAAFDGVVRIVKWDGSGYGNYVLIRHYNGIETLYGHMQKSLVTPGTFVKAGQLIGRGGSTGRSSGSHLHFEVRYEGNPIDPEQMYDFPDYRLIKDNFQITSGLFAYYSKSLKYRGGSVPGAASRSASSGKPTQARRIVSHKIRSGDTLSEIADKYGVSQAQIRRLNGGTAVLRVGRVLRIK, encoded by the coding sequence GTGAAACACTGGCTGCTGCCGCTGCTACTGATCGGGCTGTTTCTTGGCTTGCCCGGCCAGCTGCTTGCCCAGCGCCGCAAAGCGCCGCAGCCGAAGGCAAAAGCCGGCGCGGCGGGCAAGCGGAAGGATTTCTTTCGCATCAAATCCCCGACTATCCGCTACGTGCGGCCCGATACTACCATTCTGATTGAAACGGAGGAATTGCCTGAAGAAGGCTCCGACGCTGCTAAATCAATCTTCTTCAACCCGGCTAAAAAGCTGTCCATTGTAAGCGAGGACACAACCACACTCAACGAGGGCGGCCAGCACATTGTGGAGGTGAAGGAGGAAGTACAGATTGACTCCTCCTGGATTCAGGTGGCGGGCTACTACGCCATCTGGGACACGCACAACATCAATCCATACCGGGTAGATGGTCGCCGCATCAGGGATACACTCAATCTGAAGCTGACTGAGCCGGAGCGGCAGCGTTATGCCAAAATGCCACTGGTAAAAACGCCGCTTACGTCCGACTTCGGGTTCCGGGGCTACCGCTGGCACTATGGTGTGGACCTGGACTTGGAAACCGGCGACTCCGTAAAGGCGGCCTTCGATGGGGTGGTGCGCATTGTAAAATGGGACGGTTCGGGCTACGGTAACTACGTGCTCATCCGTCATTACAATGGCATCGAAACGCTCTACGGGCACATGCAGAAGTCCTTGGTAACACCGGGTACGTTTGTGAAGGCTGGGCAGCTAATTGGCCGGGGCGGCAGCACGGGACGGAGCAGCGGCTCGCATCTGCACTTTGAGGTGCGCTACGAGGGCAACCCCATCGACCCGGAGCAGATGTATGATTTTCCGGATTATCGGCTTATCAAAGACAACTTCCAGATTACTTCCGGCCTGTTTGCGTACTACAGCAAGTCGCTGAAGTACCGGGGTGGCAGCGTGCCTGGCGCGGCTTCGCGCAGTGCCAGCAGCGGCAAGCCCACTCAGGCTCGCCGTATTGTCAGCCACAAAATCCGGAGCGGCGATACGCTGTCGGAAATTGCCGACAAGTACGGCGTTTCACAGGCCCAGATTCGGCGCTTGAATGGCGGTACCGCCGTGCTGCGTGTAGGCCGCGTGCTGCGGATCAAATGA
- the trxB gene encoding thioredoxin-disulfide reductase, whose protein sequence is MATTTPEHIKCLIIGSGPAGYTAAIYAARANLKPVMYQGLQPGGQLTITNDVENFPGYPDGIMGPEMMEDLKKQAARFGTDIRYGIATSVDFSSHPHRITVDEKVELTADTVIIATGASAKWLGLPSEQRLNGSGVSACAVCDGFFYRGKDVAIVGAGDTAAEEATYLANLCNKVYMIVRKGEMRASKIMQKRVTDNPKIEVLWNTVTDEILGEHAVDGARVKNVLTHETRDLAVEGFFVAIGHEPNSKIFQPYLHHDEQGYLKTIPGTAKTNVDGVFACGDVQDFTYRQAVTAAGSGCMAALDAERYLAALGDH, encoded by the coding sequence ATGGCGACAACCACCCCAGAACACATCAAGTGTCTGATTATAGGCTCCGGTCCGGCCGGCTACACGGCGGCTATTTATGCGGCCCGCGCCAACCTCAAGCCGGTTATGTACCAAGGTTTGCAGCCCGGCGGCCAGCTTACTATTACGAATGACGTTGAGAATTTTCCTGGCTACCCCGATGGAATTATGGGCCCGGAAATGATGGAAGACCTTAAGAAGCAGGCTGCCCGCTTCGGTACTGATATTCGCTACGGCATTGCTACTTCCGTGGACTTTTCGAGCCACCCGCACCGCATAACGGTAGATGAGAAGGTGGAATTGACGGCCGATACGGTCATCATTGCTACCGGGGCTTCCGCCAAGTGGCTGGGGCTGCCCTCGGAGCAGCGTCTGAACGGCTCGGGTGTGTCGGCCTGCGCTGTGTGCGACGGGTTCTTCTACCGCGGCAAAGACGTGGCCATTGTAGGCGCCGGCGACACGGCAGCAGAAGAGGCTACGTATCTGGCGAACCTGTGCAACAAGGTGTACATGATTGTGCGGAAAGGAGAGATGCGCGCCTCCAAAATCATGCAGAAGCGTGTAACCGACAACCCCAAAATTGAGGTGCTCTGGAACACCGTGACGGATGAAATCCTGGGTGAGCACGCCGTAGATGGGGCCCGCGTGAAAAACGTGCTGACCCATGAAACCCGCGACCTAGCCGTGGAGGGCTTCTTTGTAGCTATTGGCCATGAGCCTAACTCCAAAATTTTCCAGCCCTACCTGCACCATGATGAGCAGGGCTACCTGAAAACCATACCTGGCACCGCCAAAACCAACGTGGACGGCGTGTTTGCCTGCGGCGACGTGCAGGACTTTACGTATCGCCAGGCCGTGACGGCGGCGGGCTCCGGCTGCATGGCCGCGCTGGATGCCGAACGGTATCTGGCCGCGCTCGGCGACCATTAA